The bacterium genome includes a window with the following:
- a CDS encoding ABC transporter ATP-binding protein — protein MKYSVEARDVKKKYGKGHAHVDALTKVTFNIKNGEFVSFVGPSGSGKSTLLNMIGGMDTPTSGSLIVGGKDLTKASRAELVQHRRYTVGMIFQSFNLIPDLSAVGNVEFAMIFGGVPRKKRGPLASEILEKVGLKERILHTPGELSGGEAQRVAIARAMSNNPEILLADEPTGNLDSKTSLKIINILKDLNESKKITVIMVTHDIPLAETVSHRIIHLLDGEIEKEQGLRNL, from the coding sequence ATGAAATATTCAGTTGAAGCCAGAGATGTAAAAAAGAAGTATGGCAAAGGTCATGCACACGTGGATGCTCTTACAAAAGTAACATTTAATATCAAAAACGGAGAGTTTGTATCCTTTGTGGGTCCGTCAGGCTCGGGCAAATCCACTCTGCTGAACATGATAGGCGGAATGGATACTCCTACATCAGGCTCTCTTATTGTGGGTGGAAAAGACCTTACAAAAGCCTCAAGAGCGGAACTGGTTCAGCACAGGAGATACACTGTAGGTATGATATTTCAATCATTTAACCTCATACCTGATCTGTCTGCCGTAGGCAATGTTGAATTTGCAATGATCTTCGGAGGAGTGCCGCGTAAAAAAAGAGGCCCTCTTGCTTCAGAGATTCTTGAAAAGGTGGGACTCAAAGAGAGAATCCTTCATACTCCGGGAGAGCTGTCCGGAGGCGAAGCTCAGAGAGTTGCAATAGCAAGGGCAATGAGCAACAATCCTGAAATTCTTCTGGCTGATGAACCGACAGGCAATCTGGACTCAAAAACTTCCTTAAAAATAATAAATATTCTTAAGGATCTTAATGAGTCAAAAAAAATCACTGTCATAATGGTGACTCACGACATTCCCCTTGCAGAAACAGTTTCCCACAGAATAATCCATCTTCTGGACGGTGAAATTGAGAAAGAACAAGGATTAAGGAATTTATAA